A segment of the Butyrivibrio fibrisolvens genome:
CCGGAGCATAAAGTGTAACCATTAAGTCCCCTCATAAGATTGAGCATCGTAGCCCTGTCGCAGGCCTTGATCACTCTGTCATAATCTTCTGTGCTGAGTACTTCTTCAGCCATATAAAAAGAGCTTTCATCACCTTGTTCAAAGGAGAGGCATGGATACGCTTTCAAATCATCAAAGTTTATTTTTGTACGGTCGGCAAGAGGATGCTTTTTCCAAAGATATACATACGCTCTGCAATTGATAAGATGATGAAACTCCAGCTCTTTTTGTCTAAGTAATTTTTTGATAAAGACTCTGTTGAAATCGTTAAGATAAAGGATTCCAATCTCGCTCCTGTTCTTTTGAACATCTTCCAGAACGTCTAATGTTCTTCCCTCTCTTATAGCAAGGTCATACTTGGCTGTATCCAGGTTCCTTGCCAGTTCAACGAATGCCTTTACTGCAAATGAATAGTGAAGGGTCGAGACTCCGAACTTCTTTCTGATATCGCGATTAACACAGTACTTGTCGATGATATCCTCGTACTGGTCATACAGGTGCCTGAAATGAAGCAGGGCTTCTGAACCATCGGGAGTAAGAGATACTCCGTGTGATCCTCTTATGAAAATAGTTATCCCAAGCTCTTTTTCCAGATCCTGTATAGCATTTGTAAGTGACGGCTGCGCTACAAAGAGCTGCTCTGCTGCCTTGTTAAAAGAACCGCACTTTGCAATATATATCACGTATCTGATCTGATTTATAGTCATATAGTCCGTCTCCCTTGTTACCTTTTGAACTTCTTAGTCCGCCGGTATTACTGCTCCGTTATACTTCTCTTCGATATACTTACGAACAGCTTCTGAACGAAGCGCTGCAACTACTGCCTGAATTGCAGGATCATTCTCATTGCCTGATGCTACTGCGATGATATTTGCAAATGGGTTATTATCACCGCTCTCGCTAAAGAGTACGTTTGATGTGATACCTGCCTCAAGTGCCTTGTTAGTATTTGTAATAAAGAAATCGAAATCATCCTTGGTTGGAATGATCTGAGCAGAATCAAGCTCTACGATCTCGATATTCTTTTCGTAAGACACGATACTGTCAACTGTTGCGCTAAGTGTTGAATCTACGCTGTCATCAAGTGTGATAAGGCCCTGTTCTTCCAGAATCTTAAGTGCTCTGTACTCGTTAGTTGCATCGTTAGGAATTGCAACTACGTCACCATCAGATATCTCATCTACTGATGTATACTTATCCGAATATGCTCTTATAGGCTCAACGTGAATGTCTCCTGCATTAACTAAAGTAAAACCATTAGTTTCATTCTGATCGTTTACATATGGCCAGTGTGCATAGAAGTTGAAATCGATCTCGCCATTCTGAGTCTTTTCAAGTGTTGTAGAGTCTGCTGCTGTGGCTACAAGTACAACCTTAAGTCCTGCTGCTTCAAGTGATGGCTCAATGTACTCAAGAAGCTCTGAGTGAGGTGTAAGATCTGCGATCGCAGTGATCTCTCTAAGGCCATCTGCGTTTACTGTTCCAAGCTGGGACTGTGAGATGTCATAAGCTGAAAGGTCAATTAAAACTTCTTCGCTACTAGCATCAGTACCAGCATTATCCTTTGCCTCTTCACCTGCTGCCTGTGCTACGTTTGTATCTCCTTCACTAGTTTGTGAGCACCCTGCCAGCATGGCTGTTGACACCAGTGCTGTTGTAACTATTTTCAGTGTCTTTGTCAGATTTTTTTTCATAATGTTTCCTCCTTTTTCTCCTCACACCTGCCGAAAGCAGATGCCTTTTTATAAGTATATGTCTCGAAACGCGGTCTCCAAGAAGCTGAATGCCCTGCACTAAGATCACCAGGACATATACAGTTGCAAAGAGAACATCGTGTTGAAATCTCTGATAACCGAATCTTACAGCGATATCGCCGATTCCGCCTGCTCCAAAACTTCCTGCAAGAGCTGTCATTGATATTACAGATATGACTGCCAGCGTGAATCCTCTGATAAGTGACGGGAAAGTCTCTGGAATGATAACCTTTGTGATTATCTGATAATTTGTACTTCCAAGTGCCTTCGCAGCATCGATCTTGCCTTTCTCGATCTCAAGAAGGCTAGACTCGACCATTCTTGCGTACATAGGTATGCAGCTTGCTGCTATAGCGATTATGCAGGCGTTAGTTCCGTAGGACTTTCCGAAGATCAGCCTTGAAACGGGGATCATCAATATGATCATTATCATCTGGGGAAGTGATCTAAGGACATTTATAAGTCCCCCCATTCCTGTGTATAAAGGCTTGACAGGCGCAAGTCCCGTAGGATTAGTCACCGTAAGCACGATCCCGAGTATCACTCCAAATACCAGCGTTATGGCGCTTGCGATCAAAGTCATATAAAGCGTATCCCACACTGAAGGCAGTATACTGTCCCACACTTCCTTGGAAAAAGAAGCTAAGAATACTTTCCAAAACGGTTCATTAAGCAAGCTCATCTGTAATTCCTCCCTGTATATCTCTAAATTCCTGCACCATCACCAAGCTCCGTATGCTGCATCTCATTAAATACCTTTGCAAAAAGAGCTCCGGTCCTGCTTGTAGGATTCTTAAAAATATCTTCAACAAGTCCCTCTTCTGTGATCTCGCCGTTTTCCAAAACTGCCATTTTCCTGCAGGTATACTTGATCGCATCAAGCTCGTGAGTGATCATGAGTATCGTGATATTGGTCTTTTTGTTGATCTCTTTTAGAAGGTCCAGGATCTGGATAGTAGTCTGCGGATCAAGAGCAGATGTGGACTCGTCTGATAAAAGAAGATCAGGATCACCGACAAGTGCTCTTGCGATTCCAACTCTCTGCTTCTGTCCACCTGAAAGTCCTCCAGGATATTCTGAGAGCTTATCTGAAAGACCGACCATTTCTGCTGCCTCAATAACTTTTTTCTTAATCTCAGACTTCTTGTATCCATCTATTGCAAGGGGATAAGCTATGTTCTGATATACGGTCTTTGATTCAAAAAGGTTAAAATTCTGAAATACCATTCCGATCTTCTTGCGCTTCTTTCTAAGCTCCTTGTCAGAAAGGCTCAGTATTTCAGTTCCATCAACAATGATCTGTCCTGAATCAGGAGTCTCTAACCTGTTGATACATCTTGCAAGCGTAGATTTGCCGGCTCCGCTAAAACCGATTACTCCGAATATCTCTCCCTTGTTGACCGTGAGATTGACGCCATTTAAAACCTTGATAGGAACGGAATCTTTTATAAAATTCTTATGTAAGTTTTTGATAGTAACGAATTCTGCCATATATCCGCTCCTTCCTCTATTTTGAGTTTCAAATATATTTGAAACTCAGATTGCCTGTGCTTGAGCGTATTCCTCTGTATCTATAAGTCCATGCTCGATAAGAATCTCCTCAAGTCTTTCCTGAGTCATTGGCTTTGGTACTGTAAGGAATGTGTTTTTGTCGATCGCTTCTGCAAGGCTTCTGTATTCATCTGCCTGCTTTGAATTTGGATCATATGCGATAACAGTCTTTTTGTTGATCTCAGCTCTCTGTACGATGTTGTCTCTTGGTACGAAGTAGATAAGCTGTGTTCCAAGCTCTTTTGCGAATGCTTCAAGAAGCTCTTTTTCTCTATCAACATTTCTTGAATTGCAGATGATTCCGCCAAGTCTTACGCCGCCTGTTCTTGCGTATCTTGATATACCTTTTGAAATATTGTTGGCTGCATAGAGAGCCATCATTTCGCCTGATGCTACAATGTAGATCTCCTTAGCCTTACCTTCACGGATTGGCATTGCGAAACCGCCGCATACAACGTCGCCAAGTACGTCATAGAATACATAATCAAGATCTTCTGTATAAGCTCCGAGTCTTTCAAGAAGACCTATTGATGTGATGATTCCTCGACCAGCACATCCAACACCTGGTTCAGGACCGCCTGACTCAACGCATCTTGTACCGCCAAAGCCTTCCTTCATGATTGAATCAAGCTGTACATCTCCATCTTCACGAAGTGTATCAAGAACAGTCTTCTGATGAAGACCTCCAAGTAAAAGTCTTGTAGAATCCGCTTTAGGATCACAACCTACAACCATTACCTTCTTTCCAAGTTCAGCAAGACCTGCTGTAAGATTCTGCGTTGTAGTTGACTTACCAATTCCACCTTTTCCATATATCGCTATCTGTCTAAGCTCTTTCTCTGCCATCTCTATCTTCCTCCAATTTTTATTTGTGGAGTTAAAACTGCTACGCAGTTTTACACTCCAGGAGTTTAAAAATTTTTTTTAAACTCCCTTACACTCCAGGAGTTTAAAAAATTTTTTTAAACTCCCTTACACTCCAGAGTTTAAAAATTTATTTTTAAACTCATATTACCCGTGGCTAAATGTCTGTTTTGTATTAAGCACTTTAAGATATACAAGTTTTGAAATATCAATTCCTCCCGGAACTCCAACCGCATCGGCTCTGCATCTTGAGCAGTGCATGAATACATCTATGTATTTAATTGCTGTAGCCTTTGCTCTCTCAATATCGTGACAAGTCGGTGCACTGCACCATGCAAGCTCTGCCTGTGGTATGAGAGGGATGATGTTGTAGATCTTGGCTCCCGCCTCAGAAACTGTCTTTGCTATAGTCTCTATATGATCTTTGTTGATCTCAGGGACAAGAACAGTATTAACCTTAACGGATGTCCCTGAAGCTGCTACTTTCCTTATTCCTTCAAGCTGATTGTGAATGAGGATCTTAGCTGCTTCTTCGCCTGTATATCTTTTCCCATGATATACAACCGCGCTATTAAGCTGTGCCTGGATTTTGGGATCTACTGCATTGACTGTAACTGTAAGAGAATCCACCCCTACATCTATGATCTCATCTGCCCTGTCGGGAAGCATGAGTCCGTTGGTACTCATACATTTGATAAGATCAGGGAATTTATCCTTTATAAGTCTGAATGTCTTAAGTGCAAAGTCTGTAGCGAGTGTATCGCCAGGGCCCGCGATTCCTGCAACGTGGATGTCAGGATTTATTGCGATCGCCCTTCCTACTGCTTCTAGTGCTTCCTCCGGTGATATTACTTCACTTGCAACTCCCGGTCTGTCTTCATAATCATTTATCTGTCTGTCGCAGAATTTACATGCTATATTGCATCCCGGTGACACAGGAAGGTGTATTCTTCCTTTATTGCTCTTCTGGCCACGGGCAAAGCATGGATGGTTCTGCGTAAGCTCCTGGTAACTTTTTGCCACTGTACTGCCTCTTTTCTATAAAACTTCCCTTAGCCTGCAACTTCGGCTGTTCCTTAGTAAACCAACCTTTAGCCTGCTGCCAGGGTCTTACTTTCAGTATCATTTTCCTGCGCATTGTCTTCATCTTTTGCAAAGCCGTCAGCTATCAGCTCTTTTACAATATCTTCAATAAAGCCATGTGCTTCGAAGACTCTTTTGCCATGCTGTATCATGTACGAAGCTGCGGATTCGCCGATCCTTAAAACGAAGATCGCATCTGCATCTATCAAGAGGTCATACGCTGCGTCAAATCCGCCTTCGCAGTGACCCTTGCACAGAGGATTGATCCTTCTTTCTTCTACGTATTCAGCTTCCTCTTCGTCAATGTCATATATCTGAAAATACTGTGCTGAACCAAAATGTTCATCTATATATGCATTATTACTGCTGGCAAATGCCACTCTAAATTTTCCCATAATAGCCTCCTTCGGGCTCTCCTCATTCTTTATGCGAACTTTGAAAGTGTATTACTGTAGATATCTTCGATAAGACGAAGGCCGCCAGCGAATCCGACATATCCTGTTCTCATGACAAGTCTGTAATCTGTAGGGATCGCAGCTGATATGAAGTCGTAGTTCTTTTCACGGGCTATCTGCTTGTCCCAGCCTGCGCCGATGATGATGCCCTTGCCTTTATGCTCTGTTTCTCTTATCCTGTTCTGTGCAAGACCTGCATCTGGTGAAAAGAAAACCGGCACCTCTCTTTTCTTTGATATACTCTTTAGTTCTTTTTCTATCTCTTCCTGATATTTTTCAGGCGTATCATCTACGATGAACTGTTCCTTTGGAATAACTCCGGTTTCGTTTATAAGGAACTTTGAGATTCCAAGAACATATCCTGCGTCGTGGATGATGTGTGCATGGTTTGGAAGTCCGTATCTGAACTCGAGAAGGAATGTTGCAAGGTCCTCAAGCTGAGCGTAGTAGGCATCTGATTCTCTTTTTATAAATCTCTTAGCCTCAACCTCGTTGATGTCTGCGCCCTGCTCTATGGCAAAAGCAATGACTTTATTAAGGAACTTCTCTGTCTCATTTGCGCCTATCGGAATGTTTGGATACTGCACATATGGCTGGCCGTATACATCCTTAAGATGATCGACTATATCTTTTCCATACCATGGAGAAACCAGGATATTGAAGTTTGCTTTTGGTATACTCTGCCACTCACGCACACCCTCTGACTTGTCGCCAAAAAGGATGTTGACCTTAAGTCCGATAGCTTCAAGGAGGCGCTTGTACTCATCAAGGTTGCCTCTCCAGAACATATCCTGATAAGGGATTGAAGCAAATACATTGACTGTATTCTTCTGGCTTCTGAATGTGGACTCGTCCTCGTACTGACTTACGTACTGATCGATGATGGCATTGACTACCACTGAGTGTGATACGTAGTTGTTACTCTTAAATCCGGGGCTTTCAACATATACAATTGGTTTACCCTGATCTCTGAACTCTTCAGCAACAGACTGTACATCGTCGCCTACAATACCTGCTGTACATCCTGTGAAAATAACCTGAAGATCTGAATTAAGTATTTTATATGAATTATCTACAAGCTCTCTTAATCTGTTTACACCACCGAATACAACTTCTTTTTCTGAAAAGTTGGAACAAGGTGTTGTACTGCCGCCTGCATATCCCTTTGATCTCTGGAAAAAACCTGAAACCATATCACCACAACCTGGTCCTGAATGTAAGATCGGAAGTGCCTTCGGGATTGCAACTACTGTCTGCATTGCGCCAAGAGCACATGTAAATCTTTCCTGTTCAATTATTCCTGCTCCCATTTAAATAACCTCCGTCTTAGCTTCCTTAAGGAATGTGTCAGGCTGCTCGTTCATCCACCACTCTGTGTATGGATTTGAAGCATGCTTTGAAAGGTTCTCGATGAACTCTGTGTTTTCAAGAGTTTCAACGATCTTCTCACCATAGCTTATGAGTCCTTCGTAACCCATGTTAGCCTGCTCGTCTTCTACAAGAAGTGAAGGAATTCCAAGCTTTGCTGCCCAAAGTGTGATTCCGCCGTGTCTTGCAAGAAGGATGTCAGGACGAATCCTGTTAAGTACATTTACGAATTCGAATTCCTGCTTAGCGCATACATTGTAGTTAGGAACATCGCCGTAGTCTCTTACTCTTCTTTCAAGAAGATCTGCTGCGCCGTCGCCTCCGTCATAAGTTGGATCATGATGGAATACGCTTGCTCCTACAGCTTCCATTCCAAGGTCACCAACTATGTTCAAAAGTGCATGTCCGTGAGCGGATCCTGCTGTTACGTATGCTCTTACTCCTTTAAGTCTCTTACGAAGCTCTTCTATCTTAGGGAGATATTTCTCTTTTTTCTCTTTAATGATCTTTTCTGCAACGTCTTCTTTATGAAGAAGCTTACCAAGTTCTCTGAACCATCTGTCTGTCTGAATGATTCCGTATGGAGCTGCTGTTCTTATCTCCGGTACTCCGTATTCCTGTTCAAGAGCTGCTCCAAGGTATGAACCAAGTGTAGGACAGATCTGAACTGTAGCTGTTGCCTCAGAAGCATGTGCAAGGCCTTCTACTGTTGAATATGGTGTGATGAGATTTGGCTTTACTCCAAATGGCTCGAACCACTTGGTAAATACATCTGAACCCCAGAAGTTGATAACATTTATAAGTCCGTTGTCTTTTTTTACCGGGGGCTTAACCAGCTTTCTTACGATTCCGTGATAGCCTGCATCAAAACCTGTTGTCCATACTGTTGATCTGAAGCCTTCGCAGTAGATAGCAACTACCGGCTTTCCGATCTCTTCTTCAGCTTCATTTGCGATGCTTTCGATATCATCACCGATGATTGCTGATGCACAGGAACTAAGTACAAAGATTGCTGATGCATTTGTTCTTTCGTTTACTTCACGGATCGCTTTTGCAAGCTTATTAGCTCCGCCGTAAACTGTGTCTGTCTCTTTGAGATTGGTTGAGAAGATCTTTCTCTGAGTAGGATTGTCGATGCCTCTTCTTGGTTTTGCATTTACATAGTATGTAAAGTTGAACTCATGAAGGCATGATGCACATCCCACAGGTCCATGTATGATAACCGCTGCATCCTGAATAAGAGTGACCATACATGCGGCTTTGCTGATCGAACATCCCGCACACTGCTGGAATTTACGATCCCTGTTCTTAAGTCCGCCGCATCCCGATTCATTAACAAGACCTTTGGCTGATCCCTGATAACCTGTGATCGAACCAAGTCTTATCTCTCTTATGGAAACCTCGGGAATACTTACATCTAACTTGCCCATTTCTTTCCTCCTGCCTGATTTCTTAACTTTGATTATTTGTTGAAAAGAACTATATCATTGTTAAAAAATTTTGAATAATACTTGTAAGATATCTCCAGTTATAGTTAAAAGATATATCCAGGTGAATTTAATCTCGTGATAACTCTATTTCCAAAAGTAACCTGATGTTTTTTAAGCTCGTGATGCCTCAATTGCCTGAAGAATATCTCTTACAAGTTCGTCGCCGTCTTCTATACCGACAGATACTCTAATAAGGCCGTCTGTGATTCCAACACTGTCTCTTACTTCCTTCGGAATAGCTGCATGTGTCATTGTTGCAGGGTGGCATACGAGTGACTCAACGCCGCCAAGACTTTCTGCAAGTGCAAAGATGGAAAGTGCTCTGAAGAACTTGTTGATATCGTGACCTTCTGTAAGCTCAAAGGAGATCATTGCTCCGCCGTTCTTAGCCTGTTTCCTATTTACTTCATAGCCGGGATGATCCTTAAAGCCCGGATAGTATACTTTTTTCACATCTGCATTGTTCTTAAGAGCGTCAGCTATCTTCTCTGCATTAGCTACGTGTCTGTCGAGACGAACGCCAAGTGTCTTGATACCTCTTATAAGGAGGAATGAGTCGAAGGGTCCGAGAACGCCTCCTGCTGCGTTTTGAATGAATGCAATTTTTTCGCCGAGTACTGAATCATTAACTACTACAAGACCTGCAACAAGGTCGCTGTGACCTCCAAGGTACTTGGTAGCGCTGTGGATTACTATGTCTGCACCATATTCGATTGGTCTCTGGATGTAAGGAGTATAGAAAGTGTTATCTACTATATGAAGAAGTCCATGCTTATGGGCTATATCAGAAATTGCCTGAAGATCTGTAATACCAAGAAGCGGGTTAGTTGGAGTTTCTATATAAATAGCTT
Coding sequences within it:
- a CDS encoding LysR family transcriptional regulator codes for the protein MTINQIRYVIYIAKCGSFNKAAEQLFVAQPSLTNAIQDLEKELGITIFIRGSHGVSLTPDGSEALLHFRHLYDQYEDIIDKYCVNRDIRKKFGVSTLHYSFAVKAFVELARNLDTAKYDLAIREGRTLDVLEDVQKNRSEIGILYLNDFNRVFIKKLLRQKELEFHHLINCRAYVYLWKKHPLADRTKINFDDLKAYPCLSFEQGDESSFYMAEEVLSTEDYDRVIKACDRATMLNLMRGLNGYTLCSGIICEELNGDDYVAVPFEDDRIETDSSMEIGYVTVKHKSLSSIGERYIEEIRNYLEALGGLDEEPEEPLKKIG
- a CDS encoding MetQ/NlpA family ABC transporter substrate-binding protein; translated protein: MKKNLTKTLKIVTTALVSTAMLAGCSQTSEGDTNVAQAAGEEAKDNAGTDASSEEVLIDLSAYDISQSQLGTVNADGLREITAIADLTPHSELLEYIEPSLEAAGLKVVLVATAADSTTLEKTQNGEIDFNFYAHWPYVNDQNETNGFTLVNAGDIHVEPIRAYSDKYTSVDEISDGDVVAIPNDATNEYRALKILEEQGLITLDDSVDSTLSATVDSIVSYEKNIEIVELDSAQIIPTKDDFDFFITNTNKALEAGITSNVLFSESGDNNPFANIIAVASGNENDPAIQAVVAALRSEAVRKYIEEKYNGAVIPAD
- a CDS encoding methionine ABC transporter permease; translated protein: MSLLNEPFWKVFLASFSKEVWDSILPSVWDTLYMTLIASAITLVFGVILGIVLTVTNPTGLAPVKPLYTGMGGLINVLRSLPQMIMIILMIPVSRLIFGKSYGTNACIIAIAASCIPMYARMVESSLLEIEKGKIDAAKALGSTNYQIITKVIIPETFPSLIRGFTLAVISVISMTALAGSFGAGGIGDIAVRFGYQRFQHDVLFATVYVLVILVQGIQLLGDRVSRHILIKRHLLSAGVRRKRRKHYEKKSDKDTENSYNSTGVNSHAGRVLTN
- a CDS encoding methionine ABC transporter ATP-binding protein, translated to MAEFVTIKNLHKNFIKDSVPIKVLNGVNLTVNKGEIFGVIGFSGAGKSTLARCINRLETPDSGQIIVDGTEILSLSDKELRKKRKKIGMVFQNFNLFESKTVYQNIAYPLAIDGYKKSEIKKKVIEAAEMVGLSDKLSEYPGGLSGGQKQRVGIARALVGDPDLLLSDESTSALDPQTTIQILDLLKEINKKTNITILMITHELDAIKYTCRKMAVLENGEITEEGLVEDIFKNPTSRTGALFAKVFNEMQHTELGDGAGI
- the nifH gene encoding nitrogenase iron protein; protein product: MAEKELRQIAIYGKGGIGKSTTTQNLTAGLAELGKKVMVVGCDPKADSTRLLLGGLHQKTVLDTLREDGDVQLDSIMKEGFGGTRCVESGGPEPGVGCAGRGIITSIGLLERLGAYTEDLDYVFYDVLGDVVCGGFAMPIREGKAKEIYIVASGEMMALYAANNISKGISRYARTGGVRLGGIICNSRNVDREKELLEAFAKELGTQLIYFVPRDNIVQRAEINKKTVIAYDPNSKQADEYRSLAEAIDKNTFLTVPKPMTQERLEEILIEHGLIDTEEYAQAQAI
- a CDS encoding radical SAM protein, with amino-acid sequence MAKSYQELTQNHPCFARGQKSNKGRIHLPVSPGCNIACKFCDRQINDYEDRPGVASEVISPEEALEAVGRAIAINPDIHVAGIAGPGDTLATDFALKTFRLIKDKFPDLIKCMSTNGLMLPDRADEIIDVGVDSLTVTVNAVDPKIQAQLNSAVVYHGKRYTGEEAAKILIHNQLEGIRKVAASGTSVKVNTVLVPEINKDHIETIAKTVSEAGAKIYNIIPLIPQAELAWCSAPTCHDIERAKATAIKYIDVFMHCSRCRADAVGVPGGIDISKLVYLKVLNTKQTFSHG
- a CDS encoding NifB/NifX family molybdenum-iron cluster-binding protein; this encodes MGKFRVAFASSNNAYIDEHFGSAQYFQIYDIDEEEAEYVEERRINPLCKGHCEGGFDAAYDLLIDADAIFVLRIGESAASYMIQHGKRVFEAHGFIEDIVKELIADGFAKDEDNAQENDTESKTLAAG
- a CDS encoding nitrogenase component 1, yielding MGAGIIEQERFTCALGAMQTVVAIPKALPILHSGPGCGDMVSGFFQRSKGYAGGSTTPCSNFSEKEVVFGGVNRLRELVDNSYKILNSDLQVIFTGCTAGIVGDDVQSVAEEFRDQGKPIVYVESPGFKSNNYVSHSVVVNAIIDQYVSQYEDESTFRSQKNTVNVFASIPYQDMFWRGNLDEYKRLLEAIGLKVNILFGDKSEGVREWQSIPKANFNILVSPWYGKDIVDHLKDVYGQPYVQYPNIPIGANETEKFLNKVIAFAIEQGADINEVEAKRFIKRESDAYYAQLEDLATFLLEFRYGLPNHAHIIHDAGYVLGISKFLINETGVIPKEQFIVDDTPEKYQEEIEKELKSISKKREVPVFFSPDAGLAQNRIRETEHKGKGIIIGAGWDKQIAREKNYDFISAAIPTDYRLVMRTGYVGFAGGLRLIEDIYSNTLSKFA
- a CDS encoding nitrogenase component 1; the protein is MGKLDVSIPEVSIREIRLGSITGYQGSAKGLVNESGCGGLKNRDRKFQQCAGCSISKAACMVTLIQDAAVIIHGPVGCASCLHEFNFTYYVNAKPRRGIDNPTQRKIFSTNLKETDTVYGGANKLAKAIREVNERTNASAIFVLSSCASAIIGDDIESIANEAEEEIGKPVVAIYCEGFRSTVWTTGFDAGYHGIVRKLVKPPVKKDNGLINVINFWGSDVFTKWFEPFGVKPNLITPYSTVEGLAHASEATATVQICPTLGSYLGAALEQEYGVPEIRTAAPYGIIQTDRWFRELGKLLHKEDVAEKIIKEKKEKYLPKIEELRKRLKGVRAYVTAGSAHGHALLNIVGDLGMEAVGASVFHHDPTYDGGDGAADLLERRVRDYGDVPNYNVCAKQEFEFVNVLNRIRPDILLARHGGITLWAAKLGIPSLLVEDEQANMGYEGLISYGEKIVETLENTEFIENLSKHASNPYTEWWMNEQPDTFLKEAKTEVI
- a CDS encoding aminotransferase class I/II-fold pyridoxal phosphate-dependent enzyme, which gives rise to MAVSKFSNHKIETKLIHGGIYGDELTGAVNVPIYQTSTYEQEIPGVHKGFEYSRTGNPTRKALEALIADIENGTQGFAFASGLAAITTVLSLFKQGDKLIISDNVYGGTYRVLSKVFDNFGIGFISVDTTDPAKVEAAITSDVKAIYIETPTNPLLGITDLQAISDIAHKHGLLHIVDNTFYTPYIQRPIEYGADIVIHSATKYLGGHSDLVAGLVVVNDSVLGEKIAFIQNAAGGVLGPFDSFLLIRGIKTLGVRLDRHVANAEKIADALKNNADVKKVYYPGFKDHPGYEVNRKQAKNGGAMISFELTEGHDINKFFRALSIFALAESLGGVESLVCHPATMTHAAIPKEVRDSVGITDGLIRVSVGIEDGDELVRDILQAIEASRA